The Hydrogenophaga crocea genome contains a region encoding:
- a CDS encoding efflux RND transporter periplasmic adaptor subunit, which translates to MKPFFSSTRARWIACAATFALLVGVGIAAWQSGVRSGVRMGVSAEPRSTADDALSKPGASTAVEAMSDPSTWTISQGEDATRRHMRDGLKAGDLDPATGRRILNYHDPMVPGRNFDAPAKSPFMDMMLVPRYAGAEGSDTGTVTVSPRIQQNLGLRTAVVEAGALSAEVTAVGSIAWNERDQTTVTSRANGFVEKLHVRATFDRVAAGAPLLDVYVPDWVAAQEDLLAISRMQGSGLDTLREAALQRMRQAGMSPAQIDLVQRTGVLQARFTLRAPQAGVVTALMVREGATVMPGTPLMTVQGTATVWAEAEVPESQSAELMPGMAVSATSPAVPRQTFEGRLQVLLPQVEPTTRTLKARLELPNPGARLVPGMLVQMRFARPAGDMRLLVPADAVIRTGQRSVVMLAEADGRFRPVQVQTGREAGDQVEVIAGLQAGQRVVRSGQFLIDSEASLRGLEARLNQGTEPAPPAPQSHRTDAVINALEGDTVTLTHPPVPSLNWPEMTMDFKLPPRERQPRDLGLGERVQIEFQMQDGDVPQITDLQRVAPGATR; encoded by the coding sequence ATGAAGCCGTTCTTTTCATCGACGCGTGCGCGCTGGATAGCCTGCGCTGCCACCTTTGCCTTGCTGGTCGGGGTGGGCATTGCCGCCTGGCAATCGGGCGTGCGCAGTGGTGTGCGCATGGGCGTCTCGGCTGAACCTCGGAGCACAGCCGACGACGCGCTGTCCAAACCGGGGGCTTCGACCGCCGTTGAGGCGATGTCGGACCCGTCCACGTGGACGATTTCGCAGGGCGAGGACGCCACGCGGCGCCACATGCGCGATGGCCTCAAGGCCGGCGACCTGGACCCAGCCACGGGGCGCCGGATCCTGAACTACCACGACCCCATGGTGCCGGGCAGGAACTTCGATGCGCCCGCCAAGTCGCCCTTCATGGACATGATGCTGGTGCCACGCTACGCCGGTGCCGAGGGATCGGACACCGGTACCGTGACGGTGAGCCCGCGCATCCAGCAGAACCTGGGCTTGCGCACCGCCGTGGTGGAGGCCGGGGCCTTGTCCGCCGAGGTGACAGCGGTGGGCAGCATCGCGTGGAACGAGCGCGACCAGACCACGGTGACGAGCCGCGCCAACGGCTTTGTGGAGAAGCTGCACGTGCGCGCCACCTTCGATCGCGTGGCCGCCGGCGCGCCCCTGTTGGATGTGTACGTGCCCGACTGGGTGGCCGCGCAGGAGGACCTGCTGGCCATCTCGCGCATGCAGGGCAGTGGGCTGGACACGCTGCGCGAGGCCGCGCTGCAGCGCATGCGCCAGGCCGGCATGTCACCTGCCCAGATCGACCTCGTGCAACGCACCGGTGTGCTGCAGGCGCGCTTCACGCTGCGCGCGCCGCAAGCCGGCGTGGTGACCGCGCTGATGGTGCGCGAGGGCGCGACGGTGATGCCCGGCACACCTCTGATGACCGTGCAGGGCACGGCCACGGTGTGGGCCGAGGCCGAGGTGCCCGAGAGCCAGAGCGCCGAGCTGATGCCCGGGATGGCGGTCAGCGCCACCAGCCCGGCCGTGCCGCGCCAGACCTTTGAGGGGCGATTGCAGGTCCTGCTGCCGCAGGTGGAGCCGACCACCCGCACGCTCAAGGCGCGGCTGGAGTTGCCCAACCCCGGCGCGCGGCTGGTGCCCGGCATGCTGGTGCAGATGCGCTTTGCGCGGCCGGCTGGCGACATGCGCCTGCTCGTGCCGGCCGATGCGGTCATCCGCACCGGGCAGCGCAGCGTGGTGATGCTGGCGGAGGCCGACGGGCGATTCCGTCCGGTGCAGGTGCAGACCGGGCGCGAGGCTGGCGATCAGGTCGAGGTCATCGCCGGCCTGCAGGCCGGACAGCGCGTGGTCCGCTCGGGGCAGTTCCTGATCGACTCGGAGGCCAGCTTGCGCGGTCTGGAGGCCAGACTGAACCAGGGCACGGAACCCGCCCCGCCGGCACCGCAAAGCCACCGCACCGACGCAGTCATCAATGCGCTGGAAGGCGACACGGTCACGCTGACTCACCCGCCCGTGCCGTCGCTGAACTGGCCCGAGATGACGATGGACTTCAAGCTGCCGCCGCGCGAGCGCCAGCCACGCGATCTGGGCTTGGGCGAGCGCGTGCAGATCGAATTCCAGATGCAGGACGGCGACGTTCCGCAAATCACCGACCTGCAGCGCGTCGCGCCCGGGGCAACGCGATGA
- a CDS encoding TolC family protein — MSRFLCGPCGPSWRSRGPGALALVFVFVLGLSVPMGLRAQAPSGIDRSAAMAAALQRSGLLKALQAETRAAREMAVAAAQRPDPVLRLSLDNLPVNGADRWRTTRDFMTMRSIGIAQALPGRDKREARARWYEREAQAAHARHREQATEVLRLTSVAWFALRAAQQRLGLLAAQRESLQRQVLAAEAAARSGRGTPSDLLAARDALWRLEQLRIEADARERVARQALERWTGVQGQITLGEPPRLDEAAWVEEPSRRWLDEHPAVQALQARAEVARAAADLAHLERDPDWSVELMLSQRGSAYSDMLSVGVSIPLASNRARRQDRELSARLAEADARDAEVDEARRVSELEIAEWQQALAAALAQLELIDRERLPLARQRVVASMAAYRAGTLSLRELLAAQEAAVVLSIERIDVELDAARPWSALDALRSTTPAASNTQAR; from the coding sequence ATGTCTCGTTTCTTGTGCGGTCCGTGCGGGCCGTCCTGGCGTTCGCGCGGCCCCGGTGCGCTGGCACTCGTGTTCGTGTTTGTGCTTGGCTTGTCCGTGCCGATGGGTCTGCGCGCGCAGGCGCCATCGGGCATCGACCGCAGTGCGGCGATGGCCGCGGCGTTGCAGCGCTCGGGCCTGCTCAAGGCGTTACAGGCCGAGACCCGTGCTGCGCGCGAGATGGCGGTGGCGGCCGCGCAGCGGCCTGACCCGGTGTTGCGCCTGTCGCTGGACAACCTGCCGGTCAACGGCGCCGATCGCTGGCGCACAACGCGCGACTTCATGACCATGCGCTCCATCGGCATCGCCCAGGCGCTGCCGGGACGTGACAAGCGCGAGGCGCGCGCTCGCTGGTATGAGCGCGAGGCCCAAGCGGCTCACGCCCGACATCGCGAGCAGGCCACCGAGGTGCTGCGCCTGACGTCGGTGGCCTGGTTCGCATTGCGGGCCGCGCAGCAGCGCCTGGGCTTGCTGGCCGCGCAGCGCGAGTCCTTGCAGCGGCAAGTGCTGGCCGCCGAAGCCGCAGCGCGCTCGGGCCGCGGCACGCCGAGTGACTTGCTCGCTGCGCGCGATGCGCTCTGGCGGCTCGAGCAACTTCGCATCGAAGCCGATGCCCGCGAGCGCGTCGCGCGCCAGGCACTGGAGCGATGGACGGGGGTGCAGGGGCAGATCACGCTCGGCGAGCCGCCTCGGCTGGACGAAGCGGCGTGGGTCGAAGAGCCCTCGCGCCGCTGGCTCGATGAGCATCCCGCTGTGCAGGCCTTGCAGGCGCGTGCCGAGGTGGCGCGTGCGGCCGCCGACCTGGCCCACCTGGAGCGCGATCCCGACTGGAGTGTGGAACTGATGCTCAGCCAGCGCGGCAGCGCCTACAGCGACATGCTGTCGGTGGGTGTGTCGATTCCGCTTGCGAGTAACCGTGCGCGGCGTCAGGATCGTGAACTGTCGGCACGCCTGGCCGAGGCCGACGCGCGCGACGCCGAGGTCGATGAAGCGCGCCGTGTCAGTGAACTGGAGATCGCCGAGTGGCAGCAAGCCCTTGCCGCGGCGTTGGCGCAGCTCGAGCTGATTGATCGCGAACGCCTTCCGCTGGCGCGACAGCGCGTCGTGGCCTCAATGGCCGCTTACCGCGCCGGCACCTTGTCGCTGCGTGAGCTGCTGGCCGCCCAGGAGGCTGCCGTGGTCCTGTCGATCGAACGCATCGACGTGGAACTGGATGCGGCGCGCCCATGGTCGGCGCTGGACGCCCTGCGATCGACGACCCCGGCCGCGTCCAATACCCAAGCGAGGTGA
- a CDS encoding CopK family periplasmic copper-binding protein: MKSQFVIAALLFASASVFAGDAARQAAAEVTPLKDGGALYLFKDGKMAKEDRFGRAEYLRAGATLLTASDKQVPVTSNEVARLSYLLSKGHSNH, translated from the coding sequence ATGAAATCCCAGTTTGTCATTGCCGCGCTGCTGTTTGCCAGCGCCTCTGTTTTTGCAGGCGACGCCGCGCGCCAGGCCGCTGCCGAGGTCACGCCACTCAAGGATGGCGGCGCCCTCTACCTGTTCAAGGACGGCAAGATGGCCAAGGAAGATCGCTTCGGCCGAGCCGAGTATCTGCGCGCGGGCGCGACACTTCTGACGGCGAGTGACAAGCAGGTCCCCGTCACGAGCAACGAGGTCGCACGCCTGTCGTATCTGCTAAGCAAGGGGCACAGCAACCACTGA
- a CDS encoding heavy metal sensor histidine kinase, which produces MSLTARLTILFAGVVALVLAGFSTLVFRETSAHFIELDRSLLMSKVHLVEEAVQASQTEDDLRRRLATSTHGHDGLYLRVSGHSGVLLEQGDLSMPDAVREGLETSLQGLAWRDTNGSLYAQRFVLDLGANAPGQISVTAAVDTSHHRHFLDDLTLKIAGYALVAVLAGTLLGWMASRGGLKPLTAMKARAERLSAQHLAERMPAESVPREMRELALSLNNMLDRLQADFERLSAFSSDLAHEMRTPVSNLLTAAQVTLAQQRTPQDYRSSLATISEELQRLARTISDMLLLAKTENLHELPLREPVDLVAEARSIVEFYEAVASEKYLTIGVDGVGEVAGDRLMIRRAISNLLSNAVRHADAGSTVSIVVRPSDTGVVLAVSNLGPHIPVASHQQLFDRFVRLSPGRSRDASEGVGLGLPITKAIMHAHHGEVTVRSADGVNTFALEFTTR; this is translated from the coding sequence ATGTCACTCACCGCGCGTCTGACCATTCTGTTCGCGGGTGTTGTTGCGCTCGTTTTGGCCGGTTTCTCGACGCTCGTGTTTCGGGAAACAAGCGCGCATTTCATCGAACTGGATCGCTCGCTGTTGATGAGCAAGGTGCACCTTGTGGAAGAAGCGGTTCAGGCGAGCCAAACCGAGGACGATTTGCGCCGTCGACTGGCCACGAGCACACATGGTCATGACGGCCTGTACCTTCGGGTCAGCGGCCATTCAGGCGTGCTGCTGGAGCAGGGCGACCTCAGCATGCCCGATGCCGTGCGGGAAGGTTTGGAGACAAGTCTCCAAGGCCTGGCCTGGCGTGACACCAATGGCAGCCTGTACGCCCAGCGCTTCGTGCTGGATTTGGGCGCCAACGCGCCCGGGCAGATATCGGTGACCGCGGCCGTCGATACGAGCCATCACCGGCACTTTCTCGATGACTTGACGCTCAAGATCGCGGGCTACGCGTTGGTCGCCGTGTTGGCCGGCACCTTGCTAGGGTGGATGGCAAGCCGAGGCGGCCTCAAGCCATTGACAGCCATGAAGGCGCGAGCTGAGCGCCTGAGCGCCCAGCACCTGGCCGAGCGCATGCCCGCCGAGAGTGTCCCTCGGGAAATGCGCGAACTGGCCCTGTCGCTCAACAACATGCTGGATCGCCTGCAAGCCGACTTCGAGCGCCTCAGCGCGTTTTCATCGGACCTGGCTCATGAGATGCGCACGCCCGTGAGCAATTTGCTGACCGCTGCGCAGGTCACGCTCGCACAGCAGCGAACGCCGCAGGACTATCGCAGCAGCCTGGCCACCATATCGGAAGAACTTCAGCGTCTGGCGCGCACGATTTCCGACATGTTGCTGTTGGCCAAGACCGAAAACTTGCATGAATTGCCTTTGCGCGAACCTGTGGACCTGGTGGCAGAGGCCCGGTCAATCGTGGAGTTCTACGAGGCTGTGGCCAGCGAAAAGTATCTGACCATCGGTGTCGATGGCGTCGGCGAAGTGGCGGGCGACCGATTGATGATTCGCCGTGCCATCAGTAATCTGCTCTCCAACGCCGTGCGGCACGCCGATGCTGGCTCTACCGTGTCGATTGTGGTGAGACCATCCGATACCGGTGTAGTGCTGGCGGTCAGCAACCTCGGTCCGCATATTCCGGTTGCATCCCACCAGCAGCTTTTTGATCGCTTCGTGCGCCTGAGCCCCGGCCGAAGCCGGGACGCTTCCGAGGGGGTGGGCTTGGGGCTTCCCATCACCAAGGCCATCATGCACGCTCACCACGGCGAGGTGACGGTGCGCTCCGCAGACGGGGTCAACACGTTCGCGCTCGAGTTCACGACCCGCTAG
- a CDS encoding heavy metal response regulator transcription factor: MKILIIEDEAHTGEYLKQGLREAGYFCELARNGVDGLHEATEGDYGLVILDVMLPGIDGWSVLSSLRRKKSQLPVLYLTARDSVEDRVKGLELGADDYLIKPFSFSELLARIKTLLRRGGQIQDTTSLQIADLQLDLVRRRVTRSGRRVDLTAKEFGLLELFMRRRGEVLPRTLIASLVWDINFDSDSNVIDVAVRRLRAKIDDGFDTKLLQTVRGMGYVLDEPDH, from the coding sequence GTGAAGATCCTCATCATCGAAGACGAAGCCCACACGGGCGAATACCTCAAGCAAGGGCTGAGGGAGGCTGGATACTTCTGTGAGTTGGCCCGCAACGGTGTCGACGGATTGCACGAGGCCACCGAGGGCGACTACGGCCTCGTGATCCTGGATGTCATGTTGCCAGGCATCGACGGTTGGTCTGTGCTGAGCTCTTTGCGGCGCAAGAAGAGCCAGTTGCCGGTGCTGTACCTGACCGCCCGAGACAGCGTGGAGGATCGCGTCAAAGGCCTGGAGCTGGGCGCCGACGACTACCTGATCAAACCGTTTTCTTTCTCCGAGTTGCTTGCCCGCATCAAGACGCTGCTAAGGCGTGGCGGCCAAATTCAAGATACGACGTCCTTGCAGATCGCAGACTTGCAGCTGGACCTTGTCCGTCGCCGCGTCACGCGGTCAGGTCGGCGCGTAGACCTGACCGCCAAGGAGTTCGGGCTACTGGAGCTCTTCATGCGACGCCGCGGTGAGGTCCTTCCTCGGACGCTGATTGCGTCGCTGGTGTGGGACATCAATTTCGACAGCGACAGCAATGTGATCGACGTGGCGGTGCGGCGACTGCGCGCCAAGATCGACGATGGCTTCGACACCAAGCTCCTGCAGACGGTGCGAGGCATGGGCTACGTTCTCGACGAACCCGATCACTGA